A portion of the Ralstonia nicotianae genome contains these proteins:
- the fliG gene encoding flagellar motor switch protein FliG, producing the protein MSAEGLQRSAILLMSLGENEAAEVLKHLGPREVQKLGATMAALKNVSRDRVLDAFDAFFIEAEDLPLDIDSNEYIRSVFRKALGDDRAANIIDRILSGGDTSGIEGLKWMDASSVAELIRNEHPQIIATILVHLDRDQASEILTYFTERLRNDTVLRIATLDGIQPSALRELNEVLTGLLQGNDHRKKSTLGGVLTAAEILNLVPSAVESAVIEGVRSRDPELADAIVEKMFVFDNLIDLDNRSLQSLLREVGQDVLVVALKGAKQEFRDKVFANMSQRAGQMLKEELEVLGPVKVSEVETQQKEILQIARRLADEGEITIGRKAEDAYV; encoded by the coding sequence ATGAGCGCCGAAGGACTCCAACGCAGCGCCATCCTGCTGATGTCGCTCGGCGAAAACGAAGCCGCCGAGGTGCTCAAGCACCTGGGCCCGCGCGAAGTGCAGAAGCTGGGCGCCACCATGGCCGCGCTCAAGAACGTCTCGCGCGACCGCGTGCTCGATGCCTTCGACGCGTTCTTCATCGAGGCCGAAGACCTGCCGCTGGACATCGACTCCAACGAGTACATCCGCTCCGTCTTCCGCAAGGCCCTGGGCGACGACCGCGCCGCCAACATCATCGACCGCATCCTGTCGGGCGGCGATACCAGCGGCATCGAAGGCCTGAAATGGATGGACGCCTCGTCGGTGGCCGAACTGATCCGCAACGAGCACCCGCAGATCATCGCCACCATCCTGGTCCACCTGGACCGCGACCAGGCGTCCGAAATCCTGACCTACTTCACTGAGCGCCTGCGCAACGACACCGTCCTGCGCATTGCCACGCTCGACGGCATCCAGCCGAGCGCGCTGCGCGAGCTGAACGAAGTGCTGACCGGGCTGCTGCAGGGCAACGACCACCGCAAGAAGAGCACGCTGGGTGGCGTGCTCACGGCGGCGGAAATCCTCAACCTGGTGCCGAGCGCCGTGGAAAGCGCCGTCATCGAGGGCGTGCGCTCGCGCGATCCGGAACTGGCCGATGCCATCGTCGAGAAGATGTTCGTCTTCGACAACCTGATCGACCTGGACAACCGCAGCCTGCAGAGCCTGCTGCGCGAGGTCGGCCAGGATGTCCTGGTGGTGGCGCTCAAGGGCGCCAAGCAGGAGTTCCGCGACAAGGTGTTCGCCAACATGTCGCAGCGTGCCGGCCAGATGCTCAAGGAAGAACTGGAGGTGCTGGGCCCGGTCAAGGTGTCGGAGGTGGAGACGCAGCAGAAGGAAATCCTGCAGATCGCCCGCCGCCTGGCCGACGAAGGCGAAATCACCATCGGTCGCAAGGCGGAGGACGCCTATGTCTGA
- the fliH gene encoding flagellar assembly protein FliH, producing MPRPPIIPRDTLVDCHPWEPTDFVRQAELAAAAAAPPPPPPEPEPPEEPPISEEEWQAMLEAELANARDEGRRDGFAQGFQDGFEQGRRQGEEDSRQIAALMQSVREAIDQMNGSVAEELVGLALQLAQQFLRGALRAQPERILPLVREVLGDAPTAPAPAMLRVHADDAELIRQALGTELAAAGWTLVVDAAIERGGCRVQTRFGETDATLQTRWAELTRALGRDTAWIVSERVEAERVAGGALHVA from the coding sequence ATGCCGCGCCCGCCCATCATCCCGCGCGATACGCTGGTCGACTGCCATCCGTGGGAGCCGACCGACTTCGTGCGCCAGGCCGAGTTGGCCGCCGCCGCCGCGGCACCGCCGCCTCCGCCGCCCGAGCCCGAGCCGCCCGAGGAGCCGCCGATTTCCGAAGAGGAATGGCAGGCCATGCTGGAGGCCGAGCTGGCCAACGCCCGCGACGAAGGCCGCCGCGACGGCTTTGCCCAGGGTTTCCAGGACGGCTTCGAGCAGGGCCGCCGGCAGGGCGAGGAAGATTCCCGGCAGATCGCCGCGCTGATGCAGTCGGTGCGCGAGGCCATCGACCAGATGAACGGCAGCGTCGCCGAAGAGCTGGTCGGCCTGGCATTGCAGCTGGCGCAGCAGTTCCTGCGCGGCGCGCTGCGTGCCCAGCCCGAGCGCATCCTGCCGCTGGTGCGCGAAGTGCTGGGCGATGCGCCCACCGCGCCGGCGCCCGCCATGCTGCGCGTGCATGCGGACGACGCCGAACTGATCCGCCAGGCGCTGGGCACCGAACTGGCCGCCGCCGGCTGGACACTGGTGGTCGATGCCGCCATCGAGCGCGGCGGCTGCCGCGTGCAGACCCGCTTCGGCGAGACCGACGCCACCCTGCAGACGCGCTGGGCCGAGCTGACCCGCGCACTGGGCCGCGACACCGCCTGGATCGTCAGCGAACGGGTCGAAGCCGAGCGCGTGGCGGGAGGAGCGCTCCATGTTGCCTGA